GGTCTTGCTGAACTGTGGCTTCACCAACGCCGAGAACAGGACCGGGCCACGCCCCAGCCCGAACCTTATGCCGGGCGCATTATCCACTGGTGGGGCCCCGGCGGGATCGTGGAACAGATCAGTGCCCGCGACTGCCGCGATGGAGCAGCCGTGGCCATCTACGGCGAAGCGACCGTTCCGTTCACGGATGAACTCTCCGGTCTTCAACTGCCATTGGTCCATTGCGGTCCTCATCCATAGCAGGCTGATTCTCAGCCGGTTCCCGTTCCGCCGTCTACGCCCAGCACCGATCCGTTGAGATAGGTCAATCCCGGCGATGCCATTGCGACGACAAAGGCCGCGATCTCCTCTGCAGTCGCCATGCGCTTGATGCCCGCCATGTTGGCTTGCGCCCATTGCGCCGAACCGATGGCCCAGACTGCGTCGGGCGCGTTCTCCATGCCTCCGACCCGGCGCACCAGCGCGGTGTCAGTGGTGCCCGGCGCGATTGCATTGATGCGGATCCCTTGTTCGGCATAATCCAGTGCAGCCGAACGGACCAGCCCGACCAGCCCCCGCTTGCTCGCCGTGTAGATACCACGCCCCGGCGCGGTGTTGTGTTCGACCGAGGAAGAGGTGACGAGGATGGTCCCGCCGCCACGTTCCAACATGACCGGTATTTGGTATTTCATGGAAAGGAAAACACCGCGCAGGTTGGTATCTGTCATGTCGTCCCATTCGGCGGCGGTAAACTCGTGCAGCGGTTTTTCGAGGGTGATGCCGGCATTGTTGAACGCGATATCGAGCCCGCCGAATGCCTCGACGGTTTGTTGGACAAGCGCCGCAACCTGATCATCCTCGCGCACATCCGCACGGATATAGAGAGCTTCGCCGCCGGCCTCTCTAATCTCGCCTTCGACTTCCGTTCCGAGAGTTTCTCGCCTGCCGCAAAAGGCCACCTTTGCGCCCTCAAGCGCGAACGCCATGGCGGTGGCGCGGCCAATCCCCGAGGTGCCCCCGGTGACCAGGACCACCTTGCCATCGAAACGACGTGATCCGTCGATGACAACGGATGCTGGCGGTGTTGCACTGGCTGCCACCGCAACGCCGCCCACCAAACCGGCAACAGCACCAACGGCAAGTCCACCGGCAGCGCCTATTGCCAGCCGGCGGCCGGGATTTGAGGGAGAGAGATCGTCCGTCATTGAGAATATCCTTTGGGAACAATCAGCATATAGGGTTTCGGCCTTCACTTTGCCTGGTGGGCAGGTCTCTGCTTCGTCTGAAGACAAGGCGCAGAAAACGCGTCTTGCCTTCAATCCAGACACTGTTAAGATTGGATATGGATCAAAATTTTAACAGTGTCAAGATTAAGCGCGACTATCACCACGGGGATCTGAAGCAGGCCCTGATCGACAGCGCGCTTGCCGTGCTCGCGGACAAGGGCGTCGAGGCGTTCAGCCTGCGCGAAACAGCGCGCCGGGCGGGTGTTTCGCCGGCGGCCCCCAAACATCACTTCACCGATACAAAAGGTCTGTTGACCACATTGGCAGCCATCGCTTTTGCGCGTCTGGCGGATGAACTCGAAAGCGCAGACCAGGCAGCGGGCCAGGGTCGCCGCGACCGTCTCATGGCCCAGGCCGCAGCCTACATCGATTTCGCGACAGCGCAGCGCGCCCTGTTCGACCTGATGTGGCGGGCTCCACTGCTCGACCTTGACGATGAAGGGCTCCTCAAGGAGAAGGCACGGGCGTTCGACTGCCCCGATCGGCTGATCCGGGGGGCCGATGCACCGCGCATCCCGCACGATGATCCGGCGATGGCCCCGACCATCGCAAGTTGGTCACTCGTCCACGGCTACGTCCGGCTTTCCCTTGATGGCGGACTTGGCCATCACCTCAATACCCCTGCAACTTTATCGGAAACCTTGCTGCCCTCGATGCTGGACATGCTGGGAACGGCAAATTGAAGAATTTGATCCGAGACCTTTGGAAAAAGATGAGCGCGGAGCGGGTCTGGACTTGGTATCTTGCGGTAGCCGCAGTTGAAGGGAATGCCTTTCGGTGGAGAAGGTTGGATATCAGGCCCATTCCTTCCGCCATTATCCCCATTGCGAACCAGTGACACCGCCCTGACGGGCACGGATCTCTTCGTGCTATCAACGGCGTTGGCAGCAAGCGAGCAAATTTCACAGCTTCAAGAGGCTATCCGACCGCCCGCCAAACGCCCGTCTCTAGGCCGGCGCTGCCGCGTTCTCTCGCGCCATGGCGGCGGCGAAGGCAGGCCGGGCCGTGCAGCGCTTGATCCAGGCTTGGATGGATGGCTGTTCGGGCGCGGCGTCCGGTAGCCATTGGAAGGGGCTCGACAGCAACAGATCAACCGCCGAGTATTCCTGCCCCAACAGATAGGGCTGATCCTTCAATGCTTCGGCCAGGCGGGCAACAAGGGCATTGCGGTCGCGGAAGGTCGCCTGCAGGGCTGGATGTTCAATTCCCGCCCAGTCGAGGACCAGCACCGGTTCCATCACGCCCTGATAATAGAACAACCAGCTCAGGAATTTTCCGCGCTGCGGGTGTCCGACGGGCCGGCCAAGCCCAGCATCGGGGAACATGTCGGTCAGATAGGCGATGATTGCACCGCGTTCCCGCACATGGTCATCGCCGTCGGTCAGGAAGGGCACCTTCTTTTCGGGGTGCGGGTTGTCTGCATCGGGGCCACCGCTGCCATCCTGGCGCGCAATCGACACGTCGATCACGTCGATCCGGTCGCTGACGCCCATTTCCTCGATCAGCAAAAGGATCGAGGTCGAGCGGGAATTGGGGGAATGATAAAGGGTCGGCATGGGAGCATCCTCAATGTGTGTCATGCCTTGTCTTAGCCTCGGCATGCTGACAGATTGCGTCAGCATGGCCAGAACCGATCGCCTGATGCGCCTGATGGATGCGCTGCGCCGCCTGCCGGCACCGGTCACCGCCGCACGGCTGGCGGCCGAGACGGGCGTGTCCCGTCGCCAGCTATATCGCGACATCGCCACGCTGCGCGCAGGCGGTGCCCTTATCGATGGCGAGGCCGGGGTCGGGTACAACCTGACCGAGGACCCCGCGCTGCCGCCGCAAAGCTTTTCCCGGCTGGAAATCGAGGCGCTTGTCCTCGCCGTTGGTGACCTGTCCCGCACAGGCGATGCGGCGCTTGAGATGGCGGGTCGTTCCGCCCTTGCCCGGATCATCGCCACACTTGCCGACGGGCAGTCGCGCCAGGCCATGCACACCGTGCTGCGCAGTTTCCGAACGCCGCCGGCGCGGGTGGATTTCACCGTGGACATGGCGCTTTTGCGTCGCGCCTGCTGGGAGGAACTGGCGTTGAACGTTCGCTATCGGGATCTCAAGGGCCGAGTTACCGAACGCGAGGTCTGGCCCCTGGGCATCAGCTATTCAGACCGCACATTGATGGTGCTGGTCTGGTGCTGCCTGCGTCAGGACTGGCGGGTCTTTCATGCTTCGGGGATTGAAACTGCTTGTCTCAACGGGCACAGCTTCAGGCCGCGTCGGGTGCCCTTGCTGCGTGACTACGTGGCGCGGCCAGCGAACGGGTAACGTCGTTTGACCAGCCCATGGGCTGTTTCGACCACGCCCGGGTACTTCAAGAGACGGTTGATGTGGCAGATCGCCGGCAGGATACCTGGCGACACAACCCAGCGACGGGCGCTGGTCTGAAGGGCAGGCGCCTAGACCTGAATTTGCGCGGCTTCGGCAACGGCGCGCAAATCCTCGCGCCCCGCATCGCCGATGATCACGAAATTCGCGCCATTGCCGCCCCAGGTCACCATGTCGAAGGCATCCATCCTCTGCTCAAGCAGCGCGTGGCGGGGCGCATCGGTTTGGATCTGGCATAGGGCAACGACGCGGTTGTCGGCATCAGTATAGATCAACTGGGAAACCGGCCTGCCTGCGGCCACCAGCAGGCGCGCGCCCTGGAATGTCAGCCCCTGGGAAGTCAGGTCGGGAATTGCGACATCTGCGCCAATCGACGCCGTGAGCCAGGTTTGGATATGCGGCGCCTCAGCGGCGGGGACTTCGACCAGGTGACGGTCCTGGGCGGCATAAACGCGGTGGTAATCGGCAATGTCGGTCAGCCAATCACGCGCCGAAGCGACCTCGACCCCTTGAGAGGTGCCCGTGAAATAGCCCCCCGATGCTCCGATCAGCAAACAGGCCGCGGCGACCGCCCCCCAGCGCCATCCTGAGGCCGGTCCGTTTCTGTTCGCCGCCGGTTCGGCGGACGGGTCCGGGGCGGTGCGAATAGCGTCAGCCAAACCCAAAGGTACGGGGTCCTCGAGCATCGCGTCAAACACATCGCGGGCCCCGGCATCGGCCGCCATCAGTGTCTCCAACTCGGCCTGAAGGGCAGGGTCCCGGGCCAGAGCCGCTTCGACCTCAAGCCTCTCGGCCTCGGTCAGTTCACCATCCAGGAAGGCGCTCAGTTTTTCCTCGGTTCCCCTCATCTGTCCGCTCCTGCCGGTGCGCTTATTTGTGCCGCCAGTGTCTTTCGGGCGCGGTGAATGCGGCTCATGACGGTGCCCTGGGGGATGTCGAACAATTGCGCGGCCTCGGCATAGCTGTATCCTTCAACGGTCACGCAGAGCAAAATGGCGGACAGCCCTTCCGGCAGGGCCGCGATCTGCCTGTTCAGCTGGGCCGCCATGATGGCATCTTCGCCGGTACTGAGCGATATCAGCTCCTCGGTTTCCTCGGCGGGCACATGGCCTTGCCCCATTCGCACGGTACGCTTGCGCATTTCGCTGATCCAGAGATTGCGCATGATGCGAAAGACCCAGCGATCCAGCGGCTGCGCGGGATCCCATTGGTCGGACCGGCTTAGGGCGCGCAGACAGGCGTCTTGCACCAGATCATCCGCTTCGACCTCGGAACGGGTAAGCGACCGCGCAAATCGCCGCAATCGCGGAAGCATCACGATCAGGTCACTCTTGATGTCCACTGCCAGACCACCTTTTCGAGCCGGGTCATCGCACCGTTTCCCAAACGCCACCGGCACATTGATCCACAAGATGCTGCACCCGTATGGGGGCGGCATGCAAGGGGTGACTCGCGCGATTATAGCCTTTTCCGTTCACAGGTCTCCGCGATGGGTTAGGCATGACGCTGCGGAAAAACAAATTTTTTTGCCAAAGCGGGAATAATACGGGGTCCCCGGGCGTAGGTAATTGTCGATTCACTTCGCGTCATTGATGTCATGGTTTCCCAGGCGCAGAGACGGACCATTGGACATGAAGATATTCCTTTAGCCCAGCCCCCATTTACACTTAATCTATTGATATTTAAAAATAATAATTTATGCGAATAATCCGGACACCTTGAGCGTAACTCTTATGCAAGGCCGCAAGACGGCGGTGTGGTTTGAAATTGAAATGGCAATCCAGAGGTTGCCGATAGCGCATACGAGAGGAAATCATCATGTCCATTCAAACAATCGCAATTGGTGGTGACGGCGGCAAATCATTCGAAGAAAAGACCGTACGTTCCATTGGATTTCGCTCGGGGGAACGCGTGGATGCGATCATCCTGAATGGCGAAAGGCATGGAGGCAACGGGGGGAAAGAGCGCCCGATCTTCGAAATGCAGTCGGACGAATATATCGACGAGATGACGATCTGGCGCGGTGGCCGCATTCACCGCATCAAGCTGACCACCAGCCGGGGCCGGGCGATGGACGTGGGGCAATCGGGGGGGAAGCAATCCATCACCCTGAAGGATATTCGCGTGCTGGGCATCGGCGGCAAAAGCGGTGAAGAACTCGACAAGTTGCGTATTCGCTACATCGAAAACTACAAGGCGTCGGACCTCATCGAAACGGGCGTCTCGGCGGTGGTGAGCGTCATCCCCCAGGG
The Pseudooceanicola algae genome window above contains:
- a CDS encoding DUF1349 domain-containing protein; translation: MRTAMDQWQLKTGEFIRERNGRFAVDGHGCSIAAVAGTDLFHDPAGAPPVDNAPGIRFGLGRGPVLFSALVKPQFSKTFDAGTFTVRTAAGA
- a CDS encoding helix-turn-helix transcriptional regulator, with protein sequence MARTDRLMRLMDALRRLPAPVTAARLAAETGVSRRQLYRDIATLRAGGALIDGEAGVGYNLTEDPALPPQSFSRLEIEALVLAVGDLSRTGDAALEMAGRSALARIIATLADGQSRQAMHTVLRSFRTPPARVDFTVDMALLRRACWEELALNVRYRDLKGRVTEREVWPLGISYSDRTLMVLVWCCLRQDWRVFHASGIETACLNGHSFRPRRVPLLRDYVARPANG
- a CDS encoding TetR/AcrR family transcriptional regulator, translated to MDQNFNSVKIKRDYHHGDLKQALIDSALAVLADKGVEAFSLRETARRAGVSPAAPKHHFTDTKGLLTTLAAIAFARLADELESADQAAGQGRRDRLMAQAAAYIDFATAQRALFDLMWRAPLLDLDDEGLLKEKARAFDCPDRLIRGADAPRIPHDDPAMAPTIASWSLVHGYVRLSLDGGLGHHLNTPATLSETLLPSMLDMLGTAN
- a CDS encoding glutathione S-transferase family protein: MPTLYHSPNSRSTSILLLIEEMGVSDRIDVIDVSIARQDGSGGPDADNPHPEKKVPFLTDGDDHVRERGAIIAYLTDMFPDAGLGRPVGHPQRGKFLSWLFYYQGVMEPVLVLDWAGIEHPALQATFRDRNALVARLAEALKDQPYLLGQEYSAVDLLLSSPFQWLPDAAPEQPSIQAWIKRCTARPAFAAAMARENAAAPA
- a CDS encoding anti-sigma factor family protein, whose protein sequence is MRGTEEKLSAFLDGELTEAERLEVEAALARDPALQAELETLMAADAGARDVFDAMLEDPVPLGLADAIRTAPDPSAEPAANRNGPASGWRWGAVAAACLLIGASGGYFTGTSQGVEVASARDWLTDIADYHRVYAAQDRHLVEVPAAEAPHIQTWLTASIGADVAIPDLTSQGLTFQGARLLVAAGRPVSQLIYTDADNRVVALCQIQTDAPRHALLEQRMDAFDMVTWGGNGANFVIIGDAGREDLRAVAEAAQIQV
- a CDS encoding SDR family NAD(P)-dependent oxidoreductase, with the protein product MTDDLSPSNPGRRLAIGAAGGLAVGAVAGLVGGVAVAASATPPASVVIDGSRRFDGKVVLVTGGTSGIGRATAMAFALEGAKVAFCGRRETLGTEVEGEIREAGGEALYIRADVREDDQVAALVQQTVEAFGGLDIAFNNAGITLEKPLHEFTAAEWDDMTDTNLRGVFLSMKYQIPVMLERGGGTILVTSSSVEHNTAPGRGIYTASKRGLVGLVRSAALDYAEQGIRINAIAPGTTDTALVRRVGGMENAPDAVWAIGSAQWAQANMAGIKRMATAEEIAAFVVAMASPGLTYLNGSVLGVDGGTGTG
- a CDS encoding RNA polymerase sigma factor — its product is MDIKSDLIVMLPRLRRFARSLTRSEVEADDLVQDACLRALSRSDQWDPAQPLDRWVFRIMRNLWISEMRKRTVRMGQGHVPAEETEELISLSTGEDAIMAAQLNRQIAALPEGLSAILLCVTVEGYSYAEAAQLFDIPQGTVMSRIHRARKTLAAQISAPAGADR